One region of Magnetococcales bacterium genomic DNA includes:
- a CDS encoding HRDC domain-containing protein: protein MNVKIFTLKFNKLSGSFDDVEVRQFLADKEVQSIQDHAFAYQGMPYLTLIIVYNHIGGNEHPVLTGKNHANERDENWRKVLQETDIPLFNTLREWRSHKAREEGVPTYFVCTNKQLADIAHTRPTSMTALAKVDGFGQGRLKKYGQEILAILSKKVGTELSAEEEKIMPPFESPNNESI from the coding sequence GTGAATGTCAAAATTTTTACGTTAAAATTCAATAAATTATCCGGATCCTTCGATGATGTCGAAGTGCGCCAGTTCCTGGCGGACAAGGAGGTGCAATCTATCCAGGACCACGCCTTTGCTTATCAGGGTATGCCCTATCTGACCTTGATCATCGTCTATAACCATATCGGCGGCAACGAACATCCCGTGCTAACCGGAAAGAATCATGCGAATGAACGGGATGAAAATTGGCGCAAGGTGTTGCAGGAAACGGATATTCCCCTGTTCAACACCCTGCGGGAGTGGCGCTCTCACAAGGCCAGAGAAGAGGGTGTCCCCACCTACTTCGTTTGTACCAACAAACAGTTGGCCGACATTGCCCACACCCGCCCCACTAGTATGACCGCTCTGGCCAAGGTGGACGGCTTCGGCCAGGGTCGACTGAAAAAATACGGCCAGGAGATCCTTGCCATCCTGAGTAAGAAGGTTGGCACGGAACTTTCCGCAGAAGAGGAGAAAATTATGCCGCCTTTTGAAAGCCCTAATAATGAATCCATATGA
- the avd gene encoding diversity-generating retroelement protein Avd translates to MNPYEDLPVFVKWMEFLKWLLPATEKFPRRVRFTFANRIDTLALDVVEDLVEARYSRDKLEILKRANLRLEKIRVLLRLCHQEQFLSHDAFEFAIRGVNETGRMLGGWMKQQAHHKTGEP, encoded by the coding sequence ATGAATCCATATGAAGACCTGCCGGTTTTTGTCAAGTGGATGGAATTCCTCAAGTGGCTGCTCCCCGCCACCGAGAAATTCCCCCGTCGAGTCCGCTTCACCTTCGCCAACCGCATCGACACCCTCGCTCTTGATGTAGTAGAAGATCTGGTGGAAGCTCGCTATAGTAGAGACAAACTGGAGATCCTTAAACGAGCCAACCTGCGCCTGGAAAAAATCCGAGTACTCCTGCGTCTTTGTCACCAGGAGCAGTTTCTCTCCCACGACGCCTTTGAGTTCGCCATTCGAGGCGTGAACGAAACCGGACGCATGCTGGGGGGATGGATGAAGCAACAAGCTCATCATAAGACTGGAGAGCCATAA
- a CDS encoding UPF0175 family protein yields the protein MTTLTIDLLETVSSALWRTLDDLIRGIGLTAAATWCSQGRISQKITARFAGLDRIDFLLALSRMDIDSFQMDSQDLDRELSRG from the coding sequence ATGACAACACTCACGATCGACCTTCTGGAAACGGTCTCCTCTGCTTTGTGGCGCACTCTAGACGATCTGATTCGGGGAATAGGCCTGACTGCGGCGGCCACTTGGTGCAGCCAGGGCCGCATCTCCCAAAAAATCACCGCCCGCTTTGCTGGGCTGGACCGGATCGATTTTTTGCTTGCCCTGAGCAGAATGGATATCGACTCCTTCCAGATGGATTCCCAGGATTTAGACCGGGAACTCTCCCGTGGCTGA
- a CDS encoding RNA-dependent DNA polymerase, giving the protein MSPGRAGRRTGHLFDAIVSFANLWQAAHKAWRGKKDKVRIADFYFNLEPELLLLQHELISGRYQPRPYHVFTVTDPKRREIAAADFRDRVVHHAIIQILEPLFERRLIFDTYACRLGKGAHAAVQRAQTFARRHPFFLKCDVRKYFQSVDHAILNTLLARIIKDPLVLDLLARIIAHPVPGHATGKGIPIGNLTSQHFANLYLGELDHFLKERMGIPSYLRYMDDFLCFGESRSFLHGMHETVRQFLADHLALELKETATLLTPTSEGIPFLGFQLFPATIRLPHRGMARFRHNLAARTRAFQKGEIHERLLSLSIGSMIGHMVHADTLALRRQLFSAVVDLG; this is encoded by the coding sequence ATTTCCCCTGGCCGCGCCGGTCGCCGAACTGGCCATCTTTTCGACGCCATCGTCTCCTTTGCCAACCTCTGGCAAGCCGCCCACAAGGCATGGAGAGGGAAAAAGGACAAAGTGCGCATTGCCGATTTCTACTTCAACCTGGAACCGGAACTCCTGCTCCTCCAACACGAACTGATCTCCGGCCGATACCAGCCTAGACCCTACCACGTCTTTACCGTGACCGATCCCAAACGCCGGGAGATCGCTGCCGCCGACTTTCGCGACCGGGTGGTGCATCACGCCATCATCCAGATCCTGGAACCTCTTTTCGAGCGTCGGCTGATCTTCGACACCTACGCCTGTCGATTGGGCAAGGGCGCCCACGCCGCCGTGCAGCGGGCACAGACCTTTGCTAGACGTCACCCCTTTTTTCTCAAGTGCGACGTCCGGAAATATTTCCAGAGCGTGGACCACGCTATTCTCAACACCCTGCTGGCCCGCATCATCAAAGACCCTCTGGTACTCGACTTGCTGGCCCGCATCATCGCCCACCCCGTGCCCGGCCATGCCACCGGCAAGGGCATCCCTATCGGCAATCTGACCAGCCAGCACTTCGCCAACCTCTACCTGGGCGAACTGGACCACTTCCTCAAGGAGCGGATGGGGATACCGAGCTACCTCCGCTACATGGACGATTTTCTCTGCTTTGGAGAGAGCCGATCCTTTCTGCACGGGATGCATGAGACCGTCCGGCAATTCCTGGCCGATCACCTAGCTCTGGAACTAAAGGAAACCGCCACCCTCCTGACGCCTACCAGTGAAGGCATTCCTTTTCTGGGCTTCCAGTTGTTCCCTGCCACCATCCGCTTGCCGCACCGGGGGATGGCTCGTTTCCGGCATAACCTTGCCGCCAGAACGCGAGCCTTTCAGAAGGGCGAGATCCATGAAAGGTTGCTTTCCCTCTCCATCGGCAGCATGATTGGTCACATGGTCCACGCTGATACCCTGGCCTTGCGTCGCCAACTCTTTTCGGCAGTGGTGGATCTGGGATGA